A window from Limosilactobacillus panis encodes these proteins:
- a CDS encoding IS30 family transposase, with amino-acid sequence MSYKHLTIKEREMLMFLRAKGLSIRAVALRLGRNPSTISRELKRCAGHYSPSKAENDYHQKQKNCHKKRLLDSHPQLRRQIVHYILDLHWSPEQITARFNKEHQWCVSYNTIYRHIYQHNLGEKYSSHGDTGIQRHLRHKHRTRHSKNTRRHREVQTDYISIHERPGFINQRQRIGDWEIDTVIGRTGHFILLTVVDRLSRLTLIKKVARKDSQEINKGLVELLGAIPKEFVHSITPDHGTEFFHLDEISERLGVTVYWPDPYSPEQRGTNENTNGLIREYFPKRTDIDNYTEQDVEHCQKQLKQRPRKVLNYETPYEVFFDKPLHLV; translated from the coding sequence ATGAGCTATAAACATCTTACTATAAAAGAACGAGAAATGCTTATGTTTTTACGAGCTAAGGGGTTATCTATCCGGGCTGTTGCGTTACGGCTGGGGCGAAATCCAAGCACTATTTCACGAGAATTAAAACGTTGTGCAGGTCATTATTCTCCAAGTAAAGCAGAAAATGACTATCATCAAAAGCAAAAGAATTGTCACAAGAAGCGGCTATTAGACAGCCATCCACAACTACGCCGCCAAATTGTTCATTACATCTTAGATCTGCACTGGTCACCAGAGCAGATTACCGCTCGCTTTAATAAGGAACATCAATGGTGTGTTAGCTACAACACAATCTACCGTCATATCTATCAACACAATTTAGGTGAGAAGTACTCCTCACATGGCGATACCGGTATTCAGCGCCATCTCAGACATAAACATCGGACGCGGCATTCAAAGAATACTAGACGACATCGAGAAGTACAGACGGACTACATCTCAATTCATGAGCGCCCTGGTTTTATCAACCAGCGTCAACGTATTGGTGACTGGGAAATCGATACTGTGATTGGGCGAACGGGTCATTTCATCCTTTTAACGGTTGTCGATCGGCTTAGTCGGCTTACTCTTATCAAAAAGGTTGCACGAAAGGATTCGCAGGAGATAAATAAAGGCTTAGTTGAACTGTTAGGGGCCATTCCTAAAGAATTTGTTCATTCTATTACACCAGATCATGGGACCGAATTTTTTCATCTTGATGAAATCAGCGAAAGATTAGGTGTTACTGTCTATTGGCCCGATCCATATTCCCCTGAACAGCGTGGAACAAATGAGAATACAAATGGATTAATCCGGGAATATTTTCCCAAGCGAACAGATATTGATAATTATACAGAACAGGACGTTGAACACTGCCAAAAGCAGTTAAAACAACGTCCGCGCAAAGTGTTAAACTATGAAACCCCATATGAAGTATTTTTTGACAAACCGTTGCACTTAGTTTGA
- a CDS encoding FAD/NAD(P)-binding oxidoreductase, translated as MDKRKIVIVGASHGGHESAIELLDKYNDVDVTVYEAGDFISFMSCGMQLYLENKVTAEDDVRNFAPEDVEKKGGHVYANHEVTAIHPEHKTVTVKDLTNNSEEEVQYDKLILSSGVTPKFLPVPGNDLKNIYLMRGRDWASKLMSAVNNPAIKNVAIVGAGYIGTEASEVFAKAGKHVTLMDMIDRPLGTYLNPELLDVLEPTFKKNMDLKMGVKIEGFNGNEKVESVKTDQGDVPADLVIVSAGVTPNTDWLKDTVDLDQRGWIKTDPYLRTNVKDVYAIGDAILPLSIPAGKPMPIALATTARREAQYVVDHIFEDKPDRAFKGVIGASALSVFDYHFATAGLNKFSAAKNKLDCQTSFYEDHMRPAYVPEADNPKVYVSLTFNPYTHQILGGAVLSKYDITAQGNVLALAISHKMRLEDLAEQDFFFQPGFDRQWSLLNLAAQHALGMARF; from the coding sequence ATGGATAAACGTAAAATTGTAATTGTTGGTGCTTCACATGGTGGTCATGAATCAGCAATTGAGCTGTTGGATAAATATAATGATGTAGATGTAACTGTTTATGAAGCTGGCGACTTTATTTCATTTATGTCCTGTGGTATGCAATTATACTTAGAAAATAAAGTTACGGCTGAAGATGACGTCAGAAACTTTGCTCCTGAAGATGTTGAAAAGAAGGGCGGTCATGTTTATGCCAACCATGAAGTAACCGCGATTCATCCTGAACATAAGACAGTAACAGTTAAGGATTTAACCAATAATTCTGAAGAAGAAGTTCAATATGATAAGTTAATTCTTTCATCAGGTGTAACGCCAAAGTTTTTACCAGTACCTGGCAATGATCTTAAGAATATCTATTTAATGCGTGGACGTGATTGGGCTTCTAAGTTAATGAGTGCTGTTAACAATCCAGCAATTAAGAATGTTGCTATTGTTGGTGCTGGTTATATTGGTACTGAAGCTAGTGAAGTATTTGCTAAAGCTGGCAAGCATGTAACTTTAATGGACATGATTGATCGTCCATTAGGAACTTACTTGAACCCTGAATTGCTTGATGTTTTGGAACCTACCTTTAAGAAGAATATGGACTTGAAGATGGGCGTTAAAATTGAAGGCTTCAACGGTAATGAAAAAGTTGAAAGCGTCAAGACCGATCAAGGCGATGTACCAGCTGACTTGGTTATTGTTTCAGCAGGGGTAACTCCTAATACTGATTGGCTAAAGGACACAGTTGATTTAGATCAAAGAGGCTGGATTAAGACTGATCCATACTTGAGAACGAATGTTAAAGACGTTTACGCTATTGGAGATGCAATTTTGCCACTTTCTATTCCAGCAGGTAAGCCAATGCCAATTGCTTTAGCTACTACTGCTAGAAGAGAAGCACAATATGTGGTTGATCATATCTTTGAAGATAAGCCAGATCGCGCTTTCAAGGGTGTTATCGGTGCTTCAGCTCTTAGCGTCTTTGACTATCACTTCGCTACTGCGGGATTAAATAAGTTTTCAGCTGCTAAGAATAAGCTTGATTGTCAAACTAGCTTCTATGAAGATCATATGCGTCCAGCTTATGTCCCAGAAGCAGATAATCCTAAGGTATATGTCAGCTTAACCTTTAATCCATATACTCACCAAATCTTAGGCGGTGCTGTCCTTTCTAAGTATGATATTACTGCTCAAGGCAATGTTTTAGCTTTGGCAATTAGTCATAAGATGCGCTTGGAAGACTTGGCTGAACAAGACTTCTTCTTCCAACCAGGATTTGACCGTCAATGGAGTTTGCTTAACCTAGCTGCTCAACATGCATTAGGTATGGCAAGATTCTAA